In the genome of Coregonus clupeaformis isolate EN_2021a chromosome 1, ASM2061545v1, whole genome shotgun sequence, one region contains:
- the LOC123480998 gene encoding uncharacterized protein LOC123480998 has protein sequence MVAVGGIVGMIIVVSLLLWEKNHSVQKRRVGYYNTKPSQIQKKILKNPCNTTDGDQDKTEELYFCYQNNSTQAVFTFDNTLKIGGYGLDSWEDYDWYLDCSGMKQSGHWWGNVFTTTGKWSEGSFGFSSNSKKWKKQVSLTKTNRKIMLNINTTQIPFGQPDSFSEHQNPPCHGLALCIWRPHAQDPCTTLLLCPNVTMTNTTLSLTPPDITPGPKSSSPVKPKIYIKPETDDWFKITTGVSRIDNNWLLMVEQAAKASGADCVVCMGARPLLQVVPSALGLDCLVDVMNKTIPSENCSSWDKIYPLTTAEKQKPLFSKKVAVGNFTCINRTGAGVRLGKLNDTQCYSVETVNMAFKPKARSDIWWWCGDDRLFDRLPYNTTGFCASVSLILPVSITPLTVTDLLTTVNVVYPHTWKSRPKRSVMSDDPTYIDSIGIPRGVPTEYKLINQVAAGFESSLCWWCTINKNVDRINYIHYNVQKLGNKTEEGFSAIHEQLSATSLMAFQNRIAVDMLLAEKGGVCSIFGDQCCTFIPNNTAADGSLTKALEGFRSLNSKMKDHSGVDTSMWDGFGDMFGKYKQLVFSILTSIAVFTAILTLCGCCCIPCIRALCTRVITTAIQPVKTEMSEMYALLTLDGDLQTNSDDDDDDDDDDEKLEASDETSLHFPDLFPDPGDYATNL, from the coding sequence ATGGTGGCAGTGGGTGGAATAGTTGGAATGATTATAGTGGTGTCATTACTGTTGTGGGAGAAGAATCATAGTGTGCAGAAGAGAAGGGTGGGCTATTATAACACCAAACCGTCGCAAATCCAGAAAAAGATTTTGAAAAACCCTTGTAATACTACAGATGGAGATCAGGATAAGACAGAAGAACTGTATTTTTGCTATCAGAATAACAGCACCCAAGCGGTGTTCACTTTCGATAATACCTTGAAAATAGGAGGTTACGGTCTAGATAGTTGGGAAGATTATGACTGGTATTTGGACTGTAGTGGCATGAAACAATCAGGGCATTGGTGGGGAAACGTGTTCACCACTACAGGAAAATGGTCAGAGGGGTCGTTTGGGTTTTCTTCTAATTCTAAAAAATGGAAAAAACAGGTCTCTTtgacaaaaacaaacagaaagaTAATGCTGAACATTAATACAACCCAAATACCTTTCGGACAGCCCGACAGTTTCAGTGAGCATCAGAACCCGCCGTGTCACGGACTAGCCTTATGTATTTGGAGGCCACACGCTCAAGATCCCTGTACCACGTTACTGCTGTGCCCAAATGTCACTATGACAAATACGACACTATCTCTAACACCGCCAGACATCACGCCAGGCCCAAAATCTAGCTCCCCCGTTAAACCTAAGATCTACATAAAACCTGAAACTGATGATTGGTTCAAAATAACCACAGGGGTATCACGCATTGACAACAACTGGCTCCTAATGGTAGAGCAAGCAGCTAAAGCATCAGGAGCAGACTGTGTAGTGTGCATGGGAGCCAGACCACTGCTGCAAGTGGTGCCCTCAGCGCTGGGTTTAGACTGTCTAGTAGATGTAATGAATAAAACTATTCCGTCAGAAAACTGCTCCAGTTGGGATAAAATTTATCCTTTGACTACTGCTGAAAAACAAAAGCCTCTATTTTCAAAGAAAGTAGCTGTAGGAAACTTTACATGCATAAATAGAACCGGTGCTGGGGTCAGACTAGGTAAATTAAACGACACCCAATGTTACTCAGTAGAAACAGTGAACATGGCGTTTAAACCTAAGGCTCGCAGTGACatctggtggtggtgtggagatGATAGATTATTTGACAGGTTACCATACAATACCACAGGATTTTGCGCCTCAGTGTCATTGATATTGCCAGTATCCATTACACCTCTCACCGTCACTGATTTGTTGACCACAGTAAACGTTGTTTACCCACACACCTGGAAGAGCAGGCCAAAGAGATCAGTAATGTCAGATGATCCCACCTACATAGACAGCATTGGAATTCCAAGAGGAGTTCCTACTGAGTATAAATTAATAAACCAAGTAGCAGCAGGTTTTGAATCCTCATTATGTTGGTGGTGTACAATAAACAAGAATGTAGACAGAATCAACTACATCCACTATAACGTGCAGAAATTAGGGAATAAAACTGAAGAAGGGTTCTCCGCCATCCACGAACAATTGTCAGCTACCTCCCTTATGGCTTTCCAAAACCGTATTGCTGTCGATATGCTTCTAGCAGAAAAAGGAGGAGTCTGCTCTATTTTTGGTGACCAATGTTGTACATTTATTCCCAATAATACTGCAGCTGATGGAAGTCTAACTAAGGCCTTGGAGGGGTTTAGATCTCTCAACAGCAAGATGAAAGACCACTCTGGGGTTGACACGTCAATGTGGGATGGATTTGGAGACATGTTTGGCAAATATAAACAATTAGTGTTCTCTATTTTGACCTCAATTGCTGTGTTTACAGCTATCCTCACCTTATGTGGATGTTGTTGTATTCCCTGCATTAGAGCATTATGCACTAGAGTGATAACCACCGCTATACAACCTGTCAAAACTGAGATGtcagaaatgtatgcactcctcACCCTGGACGGGGACCTTCAGACtaacagtgatgatgatgatgatgatgatgatgatgatgagaagcTGGAGGCGAGTGATGAAACGTCATTACATTTCCCTGATCTATTCCCAGATCCGGGAGATTATGCAACTAACCTCTGA